From the genome of Streptomyces sp. NBC_01304:
CTGGACCCCGCTCGTCACCCCCTTCGATCTGGCCGAGGCGCGCGCCTACCTGGACAAGGTCCGCGGCGCCCGCGCCGAGGGCACCCGGCTGCACCTGGCGATCACCACCGACGGCCGGGCCCCGCTCGGCGAGGTCCTGGTCACCTCCACCGGCACCCTCGGCTATGCCGTCGGCTCCGCCCACCGGGGGCAGCGCCTGGCCCTGCGCGCCACCCGGCTGCTCACCGCGTACGCCCACGACACCCTCGGCCTGCCCCGGCTGCGGCTGCAGATCGAGGACGAGAACGGGGCGAGCGTGGCGGTGGCCAAGGGTGCCGGATACCGGCGCATCGACGAGGAGGAGCGGCTGGAGGAGAAGGGGCGGCCGCTCGTGCTCCACTCCTGGGTTCATGCACGGCAGCCGGAGCGATGAGTGCGCGGCAGCCGGAGCAATGAGCGCGTGGCGACGGAGCGATGAGTGCGTGGCGATGAGTTTCCGAGGCCCGGCCGGTCTACCCCTTGGTTACACGACAGGACGAGACAGGACGAGACAGGACGAGGCGAACGCCTCGGACGGCCGGCGAAGGAGAAGACGTCATGCAGAAGATCACCACGTTCCTCTGGTTCGACCAGCAGGCGGAAGAGGCGGCGGAGTACTACACGTCCCTGTTCCCCGACTCGCGCGTCACGGAGGTCCAGCGGTACCCCGAGGGCAGTCCCGGTGACATGGCGGGCAAGGTCATGGTCGTCACCTTCGAGCTCGCCGGGCAGAGCTTCATGGCGCTGAACGGCGGACCGCAGTTCAAGTTCACCGAGGCCATCTCGCTGTCCGTCGACTGCGCGGACCAGGCGGAAGTGGACGACCTCTGGGCCAAGCTCGGCGAGGGCGGCGAGGACGGGCCCTGCGGCTGGGTCAAGGACAGGTACGGCCTGTCCTGGCAGATCGTCCCGCGCACCCTGACCGAGCTGATGCGCGACCCGGACCCGGCCAAGGCGGGGCGGGTCATGGAGGCGATGCTCAAGATGGGGAAGATCGACGTCCAGGCCCTGAAGGACGCCTACGCCGGATGAGTCCCGGGCTGCGTCCCGGGCACGTGAGGACGGACCACGACCGAGGGGCGGCCCCTGAACGGGGAACCGCCCCTCGATCCTTGCAGCTCGTGCGCCGGAGCTGCCGGAGGCCGTGATCGGAATCGAACCGACGTAACTCGCTTTGCAGGCGAGTCCCTCAACCACTCGGGCACACGGCCGTGTCGTACCTCGTGCTTCGACGGTAGGCGGGCCCGGGGCCGGAGCTCAAGGAAAGGGCGGGGCCTGCAATGCGACTGCCATACGCCGTTCATGGAGCGGGCTCACCGCTGTACGGACGTACGTAGAGGACGTACGACCAAGGGACCAGGCCGAGCCCGTCCCGCGACAGGGGTCAACGGGCGTCACGCCACTTACTCTGGCCTGCATGACCGCCACCGCACCACGTGAGACCGAACCGGGTGAACCCGGCATACCGGACGCCGCTCCCGCCCTGGCCGACGACCACGGCGGCCGCAACGACCGCAACGACCACGACGGTGGCAACGACCACGGCGGCGGAGTGCTCGGCCGGGCCCACCGAGCCCTGAGCATCGGCATCGTCTCGGTCACGTTCCTGATCGCCTTCGAGGCGACGGCGGTCGGCACCGCGATGCCGGTGGCGGCACGCGAGCTGGACGGGATATCGCTGTACGCGTTCGCCTTCTCCGGGTACTTCACCACGAGCCTCTTCGGCATGGTGCTCGCCGGGCAGTGGGCCGACCGGCAGGGGCCGCTGCGGCCCCTCGCGATCGGGATGAGCGCCTTCGTGGCGGGGCTGCTGCTCTCCGGGACGGCGGGCGGGATGTGGCTGTTCATCCTGGGACGGGCGGTGCAGGGGCTCGGTGGCGGCCTGGTGATCGTCTCGTTGTACGTCGTCGTCAGCCGGGCCTATCCACAGCGGCTGCAGCCCGCGATCATGGCGGCGTTCGCGGCGAGTTGGGTGGTGCCGTCGATCGTCGGGCCGCTCGCGGCGGGCACGGTGACCGAACAGCTGGGCTGGCGCTGGGTGTTCATCGGGGTTCCGGTCCTGGTCGTGATCCCCCTCGCGCTCGCGCTGCCCGCGATACGCCGCAAGGCGTCGGGCCCGGTGTCCGACGAGGCCCGCTTCGACCCGCGCCGGATCCGCCTCGCGCTCGGCATCTCCGCGGGGGCGGGGCTGCTGCAGTACGCGGGGCAGGAGCTGTCCCTCTGGTCGGTGCTGCCCGCCCTCGCGGGGGCGGCCCTGCTCGCGCCCTGCGCGCTGGGGCTGCTGCCGCGGGGGACGTTCCGGGCCGGGCGGGGGCTGCCTTCGGTCGTTCTGCTGCGGGGGATCGCGGCCGGATCGTTCATTGCGGCGGAGTCGTTCGTGCCGCTGATGCTCGTGACGCAGCGCGGGCTCTCGCCCACCCTCGCCGGGTTCTCGCTCGCCGTCGGTGGGGCGACCTGGGCGCTCGGCTCGTACGTTCAGTCGCGGCCCCGGCTCGAGGGCCGGCGGGAGTCGCTGGTCCGGCTCGGCATGCTCCTGGTCGCGACGGCGATCGCGGCGGCGCCGACCGTGCTGATCTCCTCGGTGCCGGTGTGGATCATCGGGGTCGCGTGGGCCTGGGGCTGCTTCGGGATGGGGCTGGTGATCTCGTCCACGAGCGTGCTGCTGCTCAAGCTGTCGGCGCCGGCGGACGTGGGGTCGAACTCGGCCTCCCTGCAGATCTCGGACGGGCTGTCGAACGTCTTGCTGCTCGCGGGTGGGGGCGCGTTGTTCGCGGGGCTCGGCGGGGGATCGGTGGGGCACGCCGGGGGTTCTTCGGGCTCGCACCCGGGGGCCTTCGTGGCGGTGTTCGCGCTGTCGGTGGGGGTGGCGCTGCTGGGGGTGTTCGTGGCGGGCCGGCTGGGCGCCGGGCGGCGGGATTGAGCTTGTCTTCGGGCCGGGCTGCGCCGGGCTCGGGCTTCGGTCCAAGTCGCGGTGACAGATGTGACGCACATCGCACTCCCCGCCACCCCGGCACCGTCCACCCGGCACCGCCCCACCCCCACCGGTAAGGTGGCCCGGTTGTCGTACGTACCTGACGCCACCGCGTCCTGCCCTTGACGCCGACCCGTCGAACCCGGAGCCCGTGACTACCACCGCCACCTCCTCCCACCACCTCTCCCCGGCCTTCCCCGGCAGGGCCCCTTGGGGTACCGCCAACAAGCTGCGTGCCTGGCAGCAAGGGGCCATGGAGCGGTACATCCAGGAGCAGCCGCGAGACTTCCTCGCCGTCGCCACGCCCGGCGCCGGCAAGACGACCTTCGCGCTGACCCTCGCCTCGTGGCTGCTGCACCACCATGTGGTGCAGCAGGTGACGGTGGTCGCGCCGACCGAGCATCTGAAGAAGCAGTGGGCCGAGGCGGCCGCCCGGATAGGGATCAAGCTGGACCCGGAGTACAGCGCGGGCCCGCTGAGCAAGGAGTACCACGGCGTCGCGATCACGTACGCCGGTGTCGGTGTGCGGCCGATGCTGCACCGCAACCGCGTCGAGCAGCGCAAGACCCTGGTCATCCTCGACGAGATCCACCACGCCGGTGACTCCAAGTCCTGGGGCGAGGCCTGCCTGGAGGCCTTCGAGCCGGCCACCCGCCGCCTCGCGCTCACCGGTACGCCGTTCCGGTCCGACACGAACCCCATCCCCTTCGTGACGTACGAGGAAGGCAACGACGGGATCCGGAAGTCGTCCGCCGACTACACCTACGGGTATGGGAACGCCCTGGGTGACGGCGTCGTGCGACCCGTGATCTTCCTTTCCTACAGCGGCAACATGCGCTGGCGCACCAAGGCCGGCGACGAGATCGCCGCCCGCCTCGGCGAGCCCATGACCAAGGACGCGATCAGCCAGGCCTGGCGCACCGCCCTGGACCCGCGCGGCGAGTGGATGCCGAGCGTCCTCAAGGCCGCCGACCAGCGGCTGACCGAGGTCAGGAAGGGCATCCCGGACGCGGGCGGCCTGGTCATCGCCGCCGACCAGGACTCGGCACGCGCGTACGCGAAACTGATCCGCGAGATCACCGGCACCAAGGCGACCACCGTCCTGTCCGACGACACGGGCGCGTCGAACCGGATCGACAAGTTCAGCGAGGGCAACGACCGCTGGATGGTCGCCGTCCGCATGGTGTCCGAGGGCGTCGACGTGCCCCGCCTCGCGGTCGGGGTGTACGCCACCACCATCTCGACCCCGCTCTTCTTCGCGCAGGCCGTGGGGCGTTTCGTACGTTCCCGCAGGCGCGGCGAGACCGCTTCCGTCTTCCTGCCGACCATCCCCGATCTCCTCGGCTTCGCCAACGAGATGGAGGTCGAGCGCGACCACGTGCTCGACAAGCCCAAGAAGGACGGGGAGGAAGACCCCTACGCCGAGTCCGAGAAGGAGATGGACGAGGCGAACAAGCAGGAGGACGAGGACACCGGCGAGCAGGAGCAGTTCTCCTTCGAGGCGCTGGAGTCCGAGGCCGTCTTCGACCGGGTGCTGTACGACGGTGCCGAATTCGGCATGCAGGCCCATCCGGGGAGCGAAGAGGAGCAGGACTACCTCGGCATCCCGGGCCTCCTGGAACCCGACCAGGTCCAGATGCTCCTGCAGAAGCGCCAGGCCCGGCAGATCGCGCACAGCCGCAAGAAGCCGGACGACGAGGCCGACCTCCTTGAACTGCCGGCCGAGCGGCGTCCCGTCGTCTCCCACAAGGAGCTGCTTGAACTGCGGAAGTCGCTGAACACGATGGTGTCGGCGTACACCCACCAGTCCGGCAAGCCGCACGGCGTGATCCACACCGAGCTGCGCCGCGTCTGCGGCGGCCCGCCGAGCGCGGAGGCCACGGCGGGGCAGATCCGGCAGCGGATCGCCAAGGTCCAGGAGTGGGCGACCCGGATGAAGTGAGGAAGAGGGAGTGCGGAAGTGGGGCGTGTGGAGGGGGAGTTGGCCTCCACCGCCGAACCTCCACATCCGCAGGGACCGAATGCCGCATTCCGTACGTACGCGAATGCGGCATTCCGCATTTACAGGACGTACCGGAGTCGTCTCTTCACCCCTGAGTGCCCGGATTCTGGACGTAGTCTTCCGCTCAGCGGACCCGCTCGCTACTGTCCCGGCAACGCACACGCCCCGTGGCAGCGCCGCCGCGGAGCGCAGCCGGTGCCAGGTGGCGCCGGGGCAGGTACGCAAGGTTGCCCCGGGCCCCGCTTTACGACCGGCGGCCCTCTGACGCGCGTCGCCGACGGGACTCGGTGACGTAACGAAGCGTAAGAGGCCGTCGCAACTCACCTCTAAGGAGAGGGCGTCGTGACCGCGGAGACCTCCCAGACGCTCGACCGGGGACTGCGAGTCCTCAAGCTGCTCGCCGATACCGACCACGGCCTCACCGTCACCGAGCTGTCCAACAAGCTCGGGGTGAACCGGACCGTCGTGTACCGGCTGCTCGCCACGTTGGAACAGCATGCGCTCGTACGTCGTGACCTGGGCGGTCGCGCACGGGTGGGGCTCGGCGTGCTGCGGCTCGGCCGCCAGGTGCACCCGCTGGTGCGCGAGGCCGCGCTGCCCGCGCTGCGCTCCCTGGCCGAGGACATAGGGGCCACGGCCCACCTGACCATGGTCGACGGCACCGAGGCCCTGGCCGTGGCGGTGGTCGAGCCCACCTGGACCGACTACCACGTGGCCTACCGGACGGGCTTCAGGCACCCCCTCGACCGGGGCGCGGCCGGCAAGGCGATCCTCGCGGCGCGCCAGGGCCTGGTGAACGAGCCCGGCTACACGCTCACGCACGGCGAGCTGGAGGCGGGCGCGAGCGGGGCGGCGGCGCCGCTGCTCGGGGTGACCGGGATAGAGGGCTCCGTGGGGGTCGTCATGCTGGCGGATTCCGTGCCGGAGCGGGTGGGGCCTCGGGTCGTGGACGCGGCGCGCGAAGTCGCGGACGCGCTGCGCTAGCGCTGGCTGGGCCGGTCTTTCGCGCAGTTCCCCGCGCCCTGATGGGGGCGACCCCTTGTTTGTCGGGTGCGGGTTCGTGGGGGCTGGTCGCGCAGTTCCCCGCGCCCCTTACGGGGCGCAGTTCCCCGGGCCCGCTGCGGGGGGCGTTGCCGGTTACATTGGGCCCGTGCTCTCACGCCTCGCCAAGCTCACCCGCCCCAAGGCCATCGCCCTAAGCGCGATCCCCACCGTGGCCCTCCTCGCCACCGTAGGGCTCGCCCCGCTGCCGTTCACCGTGGCCCAGCCCGGCACCACGGCCGATGTGCTCGGCGAGAACAAGGGCGACCCGGTCATCACGATCACCGGAGCGCCCACCCGCTCCACCAAGGGCGAGCTGCGCATGACGACGATCATCGCGACCGGCCCGGCCATGGACGTCGACCTGGGCGACGTGATCGACGGCTGGTTCCGCACGGACCGGGCGGTGATGCCCAAGGACGCCGTGTACCCGAGCGGCGACTCCACCGAGGAGATCGAGAAGCACAACCTCGACGAGATGAAGAAGTCCCAGAACTCCGCCGTCGACGCCGCCCTGAAGTACCTGGGCAAGACCGACGACGGCATCAAGGTCTCCCTCAAGCTCGCCGACATCGGCGGCCCCAGCGCGGGCCTGCTCTTCTCCCTCGGCGTCGTCGACAAGCTGGACGGCGACGGCAGCGGCGGCGACCTCACCGGCGGCCGCACCATCGCGGGCACCGGCACGATCACGCCGGACGGCAAGGTGGGCCCGGTCGGCGGGGTGTCCCTCAAGACGCAGGCCGCCAAGCGCGACGGCGCGACCGTCTTCCTCGTCCCGCAGGCGGAGTGCTCGGACGCCAAGGCCGAACTCCCCAAGGGCCTCCAGCTGATCCCCGTCAGCACCCTCAAGGGCACCGTGGAATCGCTGCGCGCCCTGGAGGAGGGCGAGAAGGTACCGAGCTGCTAGGGCTCAACTCCCGTACGCCCAGCCCTTCTAGCCCTTCTAGCCCTTCTTGACGAACCCTTCCTGCACCAGCCAGTCCAGCGCCACCTCGTGCGGGTCCTGCCCGTCCACGTCGACCTTCGAGTTCAGCTCCTGCGCCGTCGCGTTGTCGAGCTTGGCCGTGATGGGGTCCAGGACGTCCGCGATGGCCGGGTACTTCTTGAAGGTGTCGCTGTTGAGCATGGGCGCGGCGTTGTAGTTGGGGAAGAAGTGCTTGTCGTCCTCCGTCAGCACCAGATCCATCGCCTTGATCCGGCCGTCGGTCGTGAACACCATGCCGTAGGTGCAGGAGTTGCCCTCCGACACCTGGGTGTAGACGATCCCGGAGTCCATGGCCTTGATGTGGGACGGCGGGATGTTCATGCCGTAGGCCTTCTGCATCCCGGGCAGTCCGTCGTTGCGCGAGGCGAACTCCTGGTTGACGCAGAGCGTGACGGCCTTCGGATCCGACTTCGACAGGGCCGCCACTTCGGAGAGCGTCTTCGTCTTGTACTTCGCCGCGTTGGCCTGGTTCATGGCCAGCGAGTAGGTGTTGTTGAGCTTGGCGGGCGGCAGCCAGGTGATGCCGTTCTTCAGGTCCGCGTCGTGCAGCGCCTGCCATTGCTTCTGCGGGTTGTCGATGGGTTCGGTGTTGCCGAGGAAGGTGATCCAGGCGGTGCCCGTGTACTCGTACATGCCGTCCGCGTCCCCGCTCTTGACGGCCTCGCGCGCGCCGATCGAGCCCTGGATGCCGGTCCGGTCGAGGACGTCCGCGCCGGCCGCCTTGAACGCGATGCCCATGATCTGGCCGAGGATCAGCTGCTCCGTGAACTCCTTGGAGGTCACGGTGAGATCGGCCCCCTTCAGGGGCTCGCCCCTGCCGATCGAGCCGGGTGTGACATCGGCGACCAGGGTGGACCCGCTGTGCAGTCCGCAAGCGCTCAGCAGGGCCAGCGCACCGGTGGTCGCCGCGATCAATCGGAACGTATGCCTCATGACCGCACCTCGAGACCTCGTGGCCGCAGCAACAGCTCGGCCAGCGTGGCGAGCCAGTCCACCAGGAGCGCGAGCGCCACGGTCAGGATCGAGCCGAGGACCAGGACGGGCATGCGCTGGGTGGTGATCCCGGTGGTGATCAGATCGCCGAGCCCGCCGCCACCGCCGAAGGTGGCGAGGGTCGCCGTGCCGACGTTCAGGACGAGTGCGGTACGCACCCCCGCGAGGATCAGCGGTACGGCGAGCGGCAGTTCGACCTTGCTCAGCACTCCGAGCGGCGACATCCCGATGCCGCGTGCCGCCTCCAGGAGGGTCGGGTCGTTGGCCTTGAGCCCCGCGATGGTGTTGGAGAGGACCGGCAGCACCGCGTAGATCACCATGCCGAACAGCGCGGCCCGCTTGCCGATGCCCAGCCAGATCACCAGGAGCGCGAGCAGACCGATCGCGGGTGTCGCCTGCCCGATGTTGGCCAGGGCCATCGCGAACGGGGCGGCCGGGCGCAGCCGCTTGCGGGTGAGCAGGATGCCCAGCGGGATCGCGATGATCAGCACGAAGAACGTGGAGATCACGGTGAGTTCGATGTGTTCCTTGAGCCGGACCCAGACGCTGCCGTCGGCGAGCGCGTTGGTGGCGATCGAGTCCAGACTGGCGTTGCGGAACCACAGCCAGGTGATCAGGAGGACGATCGCCAGGGTCGCCGGCAGGAAGGTCAGCTTCTGCCAGGTGATCCGGGGCGGGTCCTTCACGGCCTGCTCCGCGGGCGGTGCCTCCAGTTCGGCCTCGCCGATGTCGCGGAAGGTGTGCCCCTTGAGCTCGTGCTCGCCCTCGGGGCGCCCGGGCGGGGGAGCGGGGGGCCTGCGCGAGGTGTTCACGCCTTCTCCTCCCCGGGCGCCGCGGAGCCGAAGTCGCCCTCCTGCTCGCGATGGGTCTGCTCGGCGCGCTGCTCCTCCAGGGCGTGCTGGTGCTCCATGGCCTCCAGGCGGTCGGATTCCAGGAGTTCCTGCACGGAGTTCATCAGCGTCTCCATGTCGACGACGCCCTCGAACTCGCCGCGCCGCCCGGTCACCGCGACCCGGCCCGCGCTCTCGGTGAGCACGGCTTCGAGCGCGTCGCGCAGGGTCGCATCACGGGTCACCGTGTCGTGCACCAGCGTGCCCGCGCGGGCCAGTGAACCCCTGGCGCGCATCAAGTCACCGCGCCTGAGCCACTTGTAGGGGCGGCCGCGCTTGTCCAGGAGCAGGATCTCGTTGGTGTTGCCCGAGCGGAGCTTGTTGAAGATGTCCTGCAGCGGGTCGTCGACGGTGACCGTCGGGTACTCGCGGATCTCCACATCCCGTACGCGGGTGAGATTGAGCCGCTTCAAGGCGGCGCCCGCGCCCACGAATCCGGAGACGAAGTCGTCGGCGGGGTTGGTCAGGATCGCCTCGGGGGTGTCGAACTGGGCGATGTGCGAGCGCTCGCGAAGGACCGCGATGCGGTCGCCCAGCTTGATCGCCTCGTCGAAGTCATGGGTGACGAACACGATCGTCTTGTGCAGCTCGTGCTGCAGCCGGATCAGCTCGTCCTGCAGGTGGTCGCGGGTGATCGGGTCGACCGCGCCGAACGGCTCGTCCATCAGGAGCACCGGCGGGTCGGCCGCCAACGCCCTTGCCACGCCCACCCGTTGCTGCTGCCCGCCGGAGAGCTGGCGCGGATAGCGGCCCCGGAACTCGCCGGGGTCGAGACCGACCAGGTCCAGCATCTCCTCGACCCGGTCCTTGATCTTCGACTTGGACCAGCCGACCATCTTCGGCACCAGGGCGATGTTCTGGGCGACGGTCATGTGCGGGAAGAGCCCGGACGACTGGATCGCGTAGCCGACCTTGCGGCGCAGCTTCACCGGGTCCATGTCGGTGACGTCCTCGCCGCCGATCCTGATGCGGCCGCTGGTCGGCTCGATCAGCCGGTTGATCATCTTCAGCGTGGTCGACTTACCGCAGCCGGACGGGCCCACGAAGATGACGAGTTCGCCCGCCTTGATCTCCATGTTGACCTCGTCCACCGCGGGGTTCGGGCTGCCCGGGTAGCGCTTGGTCAGGTTCTCCAGCTCGATGGTCGCGCCGGTCGCGGCCGAGCCTGCCGGCTTGGGCGGCGCGGTGGTCGCGGCCGAAGCTGTGCTCGCGGACGTCTCAGACACGGATACCCCTCGGGATGGTCAGCCGTCCGATGACGACGTACGCGGCGTCGAAAAGCAGCGCCAGGACGATGATGCCGAGCGTGCCCGCGAGCACTTGGTTCAGCGCGTTCTTGCTGCCGAGCGAGCCGATGCCGCGGAAGATCGCGTTGCCGAGCCCGGGGCCCGACGCATAGGCGGCGATCGCGGCGATGCCCATCAGCATCTGCGTGGAGACCCTGATGCCGGTGAGGATCGGCGGCCAGGCGAGCGGCAGTTCCACCTTGCACAGCCGCGCCATGCGCGACATCCCGATGCCCTTCGCGGCGTCCACCAGCGACGGGTCCACACCGCGCAGCCCCACGATCGCGTTCCGCACGATGGGCAGCAGGCCGTACAGCGTCAGCGCGATCACGGTCGGCGCGACACCGAGCCCCACCACCGGGATCAGCAGACCGATCATGGCGAGCGACGGGATGGTCAGGATGGTGGAGGTGGTCAGTGTGGCCAGATTGCCCGCCCACTGGCTGCGATAGGTGAGCACGCCGATCGCGACCCCGATCAGGGTCGCCACGACCATGCACTGGAAGACCGCGCTGGCGTGCTGAAAGGCGTCGGCAAGGAGCTGCTGATGCCGGTTGCCCAGGTACTCCCAGAAGCTCACACGGATTCACCTCGCGGTCAGGATCCGGCGACCCCCGAGGACAGGGGTCAGGGGTTGTCCTCCGCGGCCTGTTCCACCAGCGGGATGATCCGCAGCGGAACGGGGTTTTCCATCACGATCGCCGTGGAGGCCCGAACGATGCCATCAAAACCGACAACTCGGTCGATCACACGTTGAAGATCGGCGTTCGACCTGGCCACCAGGCGGCAGAGCATGTCTCCGTGCCCGGTCGTGGTGTGCAGTTCGAGCACCTCCGGTACGCCGCCCAAGTGCGCCCGGACGTCCGCCCCCTGGCCCTGTTTGATCTCCAGCGTCGCGAAGGCCGTGACCGGGTAGCCGAGCGCGGCCGGATCGACGTTCGGGCCGAAACCCCGGATGACTCCATTCGACTGAAGCCGGTCAAGGCGCGCCTGCACCGTGCCCCGCGCGACCCCGAGCCGCCGGGACGCCTCCAGGACCCCGATCCGGGGCTCCTGCGCGAGCAGCACGAGGAGCCGCCCGTCGAGCGGGTCGATCCCGGGCGGCGCGGAGTGCGCTGAGGGGGACGAGGGATGGCTCATGGCGTGGCTCACACTCCCGGTGGTCATCCTGTACAGATCGTCCGGCCATACTCGCGCGTCGCTGTGCAGAATGCCCAGCAAATCCGCGAACTATTGCGCACTTTGAAGTTCGGAGGGACGCTGCCGCCATGACTGAGACCCTCCACACCACTCCAGCGACCGCCCGGCAGGCCGACCCCTTCCCGGTCAAGGGAATGGACGCGGTCGTCTTCGCCGTGGGCAACGCCAAGCAGGCCGCCCACTACTACTCGACCGCCTTCGGCATGAAGCTCGTCGCCTACTCGGGACCCGAGAACGGCAGCCGCGAGACCGCCAGTTACGTCCTGGAGAGCGGCGCCGCCCGCTTCGTCCTCACCTCCGTCATCAAGGCGTCCACGGACTGGGGCCGCTTCCTCGAGGCCCATGTCGCCGCGCACGGCGACGGCGTCATAGACCTCGCCATCGAGGTCCCGGACGCGCGCGCCGCGTACGCCTACGCCGTCGAGCACGGCGCCACCGGCCTCGAGGAGCCCTACGAGACGAAGGACGAGCACGGCATCGTCGTGCGCGCCGCCATCGCCACGTACGGCCAGACCCGCCACACCCTCGTCGAGCGCACCGGCTACGACGGCCCCTACCTGCCCGGCTTCGTGCCCGCGAAGCCGATCGTGGAGCCCCCGGCCAAGCGGACCTTCCAGGCCATCGACCACTGCGTGGGCAACGTAGAGCTCGGCAAGATGAACGAGTGGTGCGCCTTCTACAACAAGGTCATGGGCTTCACGAACATGAAGGAGTTCGTGGGCGACGACATCGCCACCGAGTACAGCGCGCTGATGTCGAAGGTCGTCGCGGACGGCACCAAGAAGGTCAAGTTCCCGATCAACGAGCCGGCGATCGCGAAGAAGAAGTCGCAGATCGACGAGTACCTCGAGTTCTACGGCGGCCCCGGCGTCCAGCACATGGCGCTCGCCACCAACGACATCGTGGCCACCGTCAAGGCCATGCGGGCCGCGGGCGTCGAGTTCCTCGACGTGCCCGACAGCTACTACGACACCCTCGGCGAGTGGGCCGGCGAGACCCGCGTACCGGTCGACATCCTGCGCGAGCAGAAGATCCTCGTCGACCGCGACGAGGACGGCTATCTGCTGCAGATCTTCACCAAGCCGGTCCAGGACCGGCCGACCGTCTTCTTCGAGATGATCGAGCGGCACGGCTCCATGGGCTTCGGCAAGGGCAACTTCAAGGCCCTCTTCGAGGCGATCGAGCGCGAGCAGGAGAAGCGCGGCAACCTGTAGCCGACCGCCATCTCGGCACATTGACACGTTCGACACGGAGAGTGCCCATTTGGCACTCTCCGTGTCGCCGTGTGTAGCGGCCCGGGTTTCAGTGGCTCTCAGGACCACACCCCCTGGGAGTACGACCATGAAGTCAACGCTGCGATTCAGGGTTCCGTACGCCCTGGCCTTCCTCACCGGCACCTCACTGCTCGCCGCCGCGACCCTGGCCGGCCCCGGCACCGGCGTCTCCGCGGCCGGCAGCCACATCGACGCGCCCGTCGCGATGCTCAACCCCGACCTCAACGGCGCGGACCTGTTCATGTTCACCAGCCCGGACGACCCGGACTCGGTGACGATCATGTCGACGTACCAGCCGGTCAACCCCCCGAAGGTGGTCGGCGTACTGCCGCCGCGGCTGTTCCGCCCCGATGCGCACTACGACCTCAACATCGACAGCAACGGCGACGCCAGGCCCGATGTCACCTACCGCTGGACCTTCCGCACCCAGAACCCGGGCCTGCTGCACGCGAAGGGCGTGGTCGACGACCTGGCCGACACCGACCGCCTGGAGCGCCAGACCTACCAGCTGGAGGAGATCCGCCCCGGCGGCACCAAGGTCCTGACGAAGAACCAGCTCTCCGCGCCGAGCCGGCTCAGCCGAGTGCTCATGCCGAACTACGAGAAGCTGCAGCGCCAGGCGACGGTCAGCCTGCCGGGCGGGATCAAGGCGTACGCGGGCCCGGCCGCCGACCCGTTCATCGTCGACATCCGGACCTTCGCGATGCTCAAGCTCGGGGTGGACCTCCCGGCCCCGGTCAACCCGCTGTCCGCGCTGGGC
Proteins encoded in this window:
- a CDS encoding ABC transporter permease, coding for MNTSRRPPAPPPGRPEGEHELKGHTFRDIGEAELEAPPAEQAVKDPPRITWQKLTFLPATLAIVLLITWLWFRNASLDSIATNALADGSVWVRLKEHIELTVISTFFVLIIAIPLGILLTRKRLRPAAPFAMALANIGQATPAIGLLALLVIWLGIGKRAALFGMVIYAVLPVLSNTIAGLKANDPTLLEAARGIGMSPLGVLSKVELPLAVPLILAGVRTALVLNVGTATLATFGGGGGLGDLITTGITTQRMPVLVLGSILTVALALLVDWLATLAELLLRPRGLEVRS
- a CDS encoding betaine/proline/choline family ABC transporter ATP-binding protein (Members of the family are the ATP-binding subunit of ABC transporters for substrates such as betaine, L-proline or other amino acids, choline, carnitine, etc. The substrate specificity is best determined from the substrate-binding subunit, rather than this subunit, as it interacts with the permease subunit and not with substrate directly.); translated protein: MSETSASTASAATTAPPKPAGSAATGATIELENLTKRYPGSPNPAVDEVNMEIKAGELVIFVGPSGCGKSTTLKMINRLIEPTSGRIRIGGEDVTDMDPVKLRRKVGYAIQSSGLFPHMTVAQNIALVPKMVGWSKSKIKDRVEEMLDLVGLDPGEFRGRYPRQLSGGQQQRVGVARALAADPPVLLMDEPFGAVDPITRDHLQDELIRLQHELHKTIVFVTHDFDEAIKLGDRIAVLRERSHIAQFDTPEAILTNPADDFVSGFVGAGAALKRLNLTRVRDVEIREYPTVTVDDPLQDIFNKLRSGNTNEILLLDKRGRPYKWLRRGDLMRARGSLARAGTLVHDTVTRDATLRDALEAVLTESAGRVAVTGRRGEFEGVVDMETLMNSVQELLESDRLEAMEHQHALEEQRAEQTHREQEGDFGSAAPGEEKA
- a CDS encoding ABC transporter permease; amino-acid sequence: MSFWEYLGNRHQQLLADAFQHASAVFQCMVVATLIGVAIGVLTYRSQWAGNLATLTTSTILTIPSLAMIGLLIPVVGLGVAPTVIALTLYGLLPIVRNAIVGLRGVDPSLVDAAKGIGMSRMARLCKVELPLAWPPILTGIRVSTQMLMGIAAIAAYASGPGLGNAIFRGIGSLGSKNALNQVLAGTLGIIVLALLFDAAYVVIGRLTIPRGIRV
- a CDS encoding Lrp/AsnC family transcriptional regulator, yielding MSHPSSPSAHSAPPGIDPLDGRLLVLLAQEPRIGVLEASRRLGVARGTVQARLDRLQSNGVIRGFGPNVDPAALGYPVTAFATLEIKQGQGADVRAHLGGVPEVLELHTTTGHGDMLCRLVARSNADLQRVIDRVVGFDGIVRASTAIVMENPVPLRIIPLVEQAAEDNP
- the hppD gene encoding 4-hydroxyphenylpyruvate dioxygenase translates to MTETLHTTPATARQADPFPVKGMDAVVFAVGNAKQAAHYYSTAFGMKLVAYSGPENGSRETASYVLESGAARFVLTSVIKASTDWGRFLEAHVAAHGDGVIDLAIEVPDARAAYAYAVEHGATGLEEPYETKDEHGIVVRAAIATYGQTRHTLVERTGYDGPYLPGFVPAKPIVEPPAKRTFQAIDHCVGNVELGKMNEWCAFYNKVMGFTNMKEFVGDDIATEYSALMSKVVADGTKKVKFPINEPAIAKKKSQIDEYLEFYGGPGVQHMALATNDIVATVKAMRAAGVEFLDVPDSYYDTLGEWAGETRVPVDILREQKILVDRDEDGYLLQIFTKPVQDRPTVFFEMIERHGSMGFGKGNFKALFEAIEREQEKRGNL